A DNA window from Arachis duranensis cultivar V14167 chromosome 3, aradu.V14167.gnm2.J7QH, whole genome shotgun sequence contains the following coding sequences:
- the LOC110278450 gene encoding uncharacterized protein LOC110278450, with translation MRDPGKRPQIWNYPINQQDEIRRAYIKFGPYQFIMDEYPLSGLESHPRRFKAHWFKSFSWLEYSPEVDAAFCLPCYLFSRKSSPFTSGGFRNWKKVNNGKDCAFLSHVGKSLNSPHNIAVKSCKDLLNQLCHIDKVLAKQSSQQVLSNRLRLKASIDTVKWLTFQACAFRGHDESHESQNRGNFLEMLKLLASYNKEVDAVVLDNAPQNAIYTSPSIQKEILHVFARKVQNEICNEIGNAKFCLIVEARDEFRREQMALVVRFVDKHGFVKERLIDVVHVKDTTSATLKQEIYSALSHHNLNIQNVRGQRYDGVSNMRGEWKGLQALIIQECPYAYYVHCFAHQLQLALVAAAKEVVDVHAFFQSLSNIINVVCSSCKRNDELRSAYATEISHLVATNQIETGRGANQIGTLKRSGDTRWSSHFNSICSLLRMFGATTSVLEDLATNGSTYSQRATTERAFSAMKIIKTRLRNKMEDEFLADCMIFRLLENVKMDQVKPLIKNDVLTVIVPKEEVKKPDVKSIQITG, from the exons ATGCGTGATCCCGGAAAGCGTCCGCAAATTTGGAATTAtcctatcaatcaacaagatgAAATCCGTAGAGCATACATAAAGTTTGGACCATATCAATTTATTATGGATGAGTACCCTCTTTCTGGTCTAGAAAGTCATCCTCGTCGTTTCAAAGCTCATTGGTTTAAGAGTTTTTCTTGGCTAGAATATTCGCCAGAAGTGGATGCTGCATTTTGTCTTCCATGCTATTTATTTTCTAGAAAATCAAGTCCATTCACATCAGGAGGATTTCGTAATTGGAAAAAAGTGAATAATGGAAAGGATTGTGCATTTTTATCTCATGTGGGTAAATCTCTTAATTCTCCTCATAATATTGCTGTTAAGTCTTGTAAAGATTTGCTTAATCAATTATGTCACATTGACAAAGTATTGGCTAAGCAAAGCTCACAACAAGTTTTAAGCAATAGATTGCGTCTTAAAGCCTCTATTGATACTGTCAAATGGTTAACGTTTCAAGCTTGTGCTTTTAGGGGACATGACGAGAGTCATGAGTCTCAGAATCGAGGAAATTTTCttgaaatgttaaaattattagctTCTTACAATAAAGAAGTAGATGCAGTTGTTTTGGATAATGCTCCTCAAAATGCAATATACACATCACCTTCTATTCAAAAGGAAATTCTACATGTTTTTGCTAGAAAGGTGCAAAATGAAATTTGCAATGAGATTGGTAATgcaaaattttgtttaattgttGAAGCTAGAGATGAATTTAGAAGAGAACAAATGGCACTTGTTGTTAGATTTGTTGATAAGCATGGATTTGTCAAAGAAAGGCTAATAGATGTTGTTCATGTCAAAGATACTACTTCTGCTACTCTAAAACAAGAGATTTATTCTGCATTATCTCATCACAATCTCAACATTCAAAATGTTCGAGGTCAAAGGTACGACGGAGTTAGTAATATGCGTGGAGAGTGGAAAGGGTTACAAGCTTTAATTATTCAAGAATGTCCTTATGCATATTATGTTCATTGCTTTGCTCATCAATTACAGCTAGCTCTTGTTGCTGCGGCTAAAGAAGTTGTTGATGTTCATGCTTTTTTCCAAAGTTTGAGTAATATTATCAATGTTGTGTGCTCTTCTTGCAAACGCAATGATGAATTACGATCTGCTTATGCAACTGAAATTTCCCATTTAGTTGCAACTAATCAAATTGAAACAGGAAGAGGAGCAAATCAAATTGGCACATTAAAAAGATCAGGAGATACCAGGTGGAGCTCTCACTTCAACTCAATTTGTAGCCTTTTACGTATGTTTGGAGCAACAACTTCAGTTCTGGAAGATTTGGCTACTAATGGATCTACATATTCTCAACGTG caacaactgaACGGGCCTTTTCAGCTATGAAGATTATTAAAACAAGGCTTCGAAACAAGATGGAAGATGAATTTTTAGCAGATTGTATGatt